One segment of Bacillus alkalisoli DNA contains the following:
- a CDS encoding STAS domain-containing protein has translation MADKTSIKIEGTEFKWDVEKGEFLFEERDSVLFWITTAMKTFFDTIEEISGEESSNLVFEATGFRQGLVVGEFFEKMKQVSVAEAAEAIASTYAAAGWGRTTIENLDFDAKTVTVLLKDSWEHKLNVAQGKTTGGNFLPAHFAGVFSGLFNKNIWYKVIKYQVEGNEHTVINYFPSDITVTENIHQLARKKESEQIVKLESMVNDKTRELQELVKQISSPIIPVLEGIVVVPLVGKYDLERSEELVEKTLNNLPSYKANYLILDLTGIDRNICENTTSFIEKICLASKLIGTDVILVGISSELSMSISKSNIDFSKFYFFQTLQHGIQYALAKMGRQLV, from the coding sequence ATGGCGGATAAGACAAGTATAAAAATCGAAGGAACTGAATTTAAATGGGATGTAGAAAAAGGAGAATTTCTTTTTGAAGAAAGAGATTCTGTTCTTTTTTGGATAACAACAGCAATGAAAACGTTCTTTGATACCATAGAGGAAATCTCAGGTGAAGAATCATCCAATTTAGTTTTTGAAGCAACAGGATTTCGCCAAGGACTTGTTGTTGGTGAATTTTTTGAGAAAATGAAGCAAGTTAGTGTTGCAGAAGCAGCGGAAGCCATTGCAAGTACATATGCAGCTGCAGGGTGGGGACGTACTACAATTGAAAACTTAGATTTTGACGCTAAAACAGTTACCGTGCTATTAAAAGATAGTTGGGAGCACAAATTAAATGTGGCTCAAGGTAAAACAACTGGTGGAAACTTTCTTCCTGCGCACTTTGCAGGCGTATTTTCCGGATTATTTAATAAGAATATTTGGTATAAAGTAATAAAATACCAGGTGGAAGGTAATGAACATACGGTTATTAATTACTTTCCATCTGATATTACAGTTACAGAAAATATACACCAACTAGCAAGAAAAAAAGAATCGGAACAAATCGTTAAATTAGAAAGCATGGTTAATGACAAAACGAGAGAACTACAGGAACTTGTTAAACAAATTTCCTCTCCTATCATCCCAGTACTGGAAGGAATTGTTGTTGTTCCATTAGTAGGGAAATATGATTTAGAACGTTCGGAAGAATTAGTTGAAAAAACATTAAATAACCTCCCTTCATACAAAGCAAATTATTTAATATTGGATTTAACAGGTATAGATCGAAATATTTGTGAAAACACAACTAGCTTTATTGAAAAAATATGCCTAGCTTCTAAATTAATCGGAACAGATGTAATCCTCGTAGGAATCTCTTCCGAACTGAGTATGTCTATTTCTAAGTCAAACATTGATTTCTCGAAATTTTATTTCTTCCAAACGTTGCAACACGGCATTCAATACGCACTAGCCAAAATGGGAAGACAGCTTGTGTAA
- a CDS encoding metallophosphoesterase family protein, with product MHIVGIDEPAKTNDSYGESGIIKEALEDTLDGLDHDSFKILLSHRPEFFSLDVQYSLELVLSGNAHVGQVRIPFVGGLVAPNHGFFPKYTAGTHTKDNTVMIVNRGLGNSIIPFRIFNRPEIIEIQLELLKSE from the coding sequence ATGCATATAGTTGGAATTGATGAACCTGCCAAAACAAATGACAGTTATGGTGAGTCAGGAATTATTAAGGAAGCTTTAGAAGATACGTTAGACGGACTCGATCATGATAGTTTCAAAATACTACTGTCCCATCGACCTGAATTTTTTTCTTTAGATGTCCAGTATAGTTTGGAACTCGTTTTATCAGGCAATGCCCACGTTGGACAAGTTAGAATCCCATTCGTAGGTGGATTAGTCGCTCCTAATCACGGGTTCTTTCCGAAATATACAGCAGGTACACATACTAAAGATAACACCGTCATGATTGTCAACAGAGGGCTCGGTAATAGCATCATACCGTTTAGAATTTTTAATAGACCAGAAATAATAGAAATTCAGTTAGAGTTATTAAAGAGTGAATAG
- a CDS encoding TetR/AcrR family transcriptional regulator: MTEKKSSKEKIIETASRLFQEQGYHATGLNQITKESGSPKGSLYYYFPEGKEQLACVAIENTTENVAFQIKEGLMSEDEPIKAIQTFILELANAFEENDKRIGIPVAAVALETANTSEVLRETCKKAYDKWHEIFASKLIKAGYEESEAKEAALVINALIEGAFINVLTRKNGDPLRLIAKYIPNILQK, translated from the coding sequence ATGACAGAGAAAAAGTCTTCTAAAGAAAAAATTATCGAAACAGCTTCTAGATTGTTTCAAGAACAGGGCTATCATGCAACAGGTTTGAACCAGATAACAAAAGAAAGTGGTTCTCCTAAAGGCTCTCTTTATTATTACTTTCCAGAGGGAAAGGAACAGCTTGCATGTGTAGCAATAGAAAATACAACGGAAAATGTGGCATTTCAGATTAAAGAAGGCCTTATGTCTGAGGATGAACCGATTAAAGCCATCCAAACATTTATTCTCGAATTAGCCAATGCTTTTGAAGAAAACGACAAAAGGATAGGAATTCCTGTGGCAGCTGTCGCACTAGAAACGGCAAATACGAGTGAAGTGTTACGAGAGACTTGTAAAAAAGCATATGATAAATGGCACGAAATTTTCGCTTCTAAACTGATAAAAGCGGGATATGAGGAAAGTGAAGCGAAGGAAGCAGCATTAGTTATAAATGCATTGATTGAAGGTGCATTTATTAATGTGTTGACAAGAAAGAACGGCGATCCATTGCGACTAATAGCAAAATACATACCAAACATCTTACAAAAATAA
- a CDS encoding SDR family oxidoreductase, with protein sequence MSKSKILVTGATGNIGYYVAHALADKGERVKIAFFQTDKAGDRFKNIKVEPVKFDFLDPFTFDGALDHVKKVFLIRPPQLANPTKDMKPFLTMAKEKGVEHIVFVSLMGVEKNPIVPHRKIENLIRESGINHTFLRPSFFMQNLNTTHLEDIALRNELYMPVGKAKTSFIDTRDIADVAAVCLTENGHCNNAYTLTGAKALDYHEIAEILSKTLGRKIEYKNPSILVFRKTLIHRGIKKEFANIMTMLYVITRFGSAKKITDDVKKILKREPISFEQYAIDFQNAWNK encoded by the coding sequence ATGAGTAAATCGAAAATTTTAGTTACTGGTGCAACAGGAAATATCGGTTATTATGTGGCCCATGCTCTTGCTGATAAAGGAGAAAGGGTGAAGATAGCGTTTTTCCAAACAGATAAAGCTGGCGATAGATTTAAGAACATTAAGGTTGAGCCAGTTAAATTTGATTTTCTTGATCCATTCACCTTTGACGGAGCGCTGGATCATGTGAAAAAGGTTTTTCTCATTCGCCCTCCACAACTCGCGAATCCAACAAAAGACATGAAACCATTTCTTACGATGGCAAAGGAAAAGGGGGTAGAACATATTGTTTTTGTTTCTCTCATGGGAGTAGAAAAAAACCCTATTGTACCTCATAGAAAGATAGAGAATTTAATTCGAGAATCAGGAATTAATCACACGTTTTTACGCCCTTCTTTTTTTATGCAAAACTTAAACACGACGCATCTAGAAGATATCGCTTTAAGAAATGAGTTGTATATGCCAGTAGGAAAAGCGAAAACAAGTTTTATTGACACAAGAGACATTGCAGATGTAGCTGCCGTTTGTTTGACAGAGAATGGGCATTGTAACAATGCATACACATTAACAGGTGCTAAAGCGTTGGATTACCATGAGATTGCAGAGATTCTATCAAAAACTTTAGGTAGAAAAATAGAATACAAAAATCCAAGCATATTGGTATTCCGAAAAACCTTAATTCATAGGGGGATAAAAAAAGAGTTTGCTAACATCATGACGATGCTCTATGTTATAACACGATTTGGGTCTGCAAAGAAAATCACCGACGATGTTAAGAAAATTTTGAAGCGGGAGCCCATTTCCTTTGAGCAATATGCAATAGATTTTCAGAACGCTTGGAATAAATAA
- a CDS encoding DUF6069 family protein — protein MYKNKFKSYLKAGLLAALIIGAIVNIIFILFGILVGHDIGLIGQNRDTLYIVFITFATVVAVFVGTIIFYILQKFTKKPVRWFTVIVLMGFLFNTYTAEADLADAYKITAHVMHVFVSGFALYLIPKFVKK, from the coding sequence ATGTATAAGAATAAATTTAAATCATATTTGAAAGCAGGTTTACTTGCAGCATTAATTATTGGAGCAATTGTGAACATTATCTTTATCCTATTCGGTATATTAGTTGGTCACGACATTGGCCTTATCGGTCAAAATAGGGACACACTATATATTGTTTTTATTACGTTCGCAACAGTGGTGGCTGTATTTGTTGGAACCATTATCTTTTATATACTGCAAAAATTCACAAAAAAACCTGTAAGATGGTTTACCGTAATTGTCCTAATGGGTTTCCTATTCAATACGTACACAGCCGAAGCGGATTTGGCAGATGCATATAAAATAACGGCTCATGTGATGCACGTTTTTGTCAGCGGTTTTGCTCTATATTTAATACCGAAGTTTGTAAAAAAATAA
- a CDS encoding endonuclease/exonuclease/phosphatase family protein, which translates to MRVLIFNIHHGKGMDRKLDLSRIKDVIQSSQADIIGLNEVDQAFSKRSQFVNQAMWLADELNMNYRFGSTISIQKKKNSTAREYGNALLTRFPIVSSRNHKFDFLPRLVEARGLLEVDVQVNNSALSCFVTHLSFTPLQHLKQSTYIIEEVKKKRNPTIVMGDWNMKPYSASWREVSSYLIDVNNGQGHNHTFPSNRPFMKLDYIFVSKELKVVSAKALKTDILASDHLPYLAEIEIKNKKSTPWVQTE; encoded by the coding sequence ATGAGAGTTTTAATATTCAACATTCATCACGGGAAAGGTATGGATAGAAAATTAGATTTAAGTAGAATTAAAGACGTTATACAGTCATCACAAGCAGATATTATAGGATTGAACGAAGTGGATCAAGCATTTTCTAAGCGGAGCCAATTTGTGAATCAAGCTATGTGGCTTGCAGATGAGTTAAATATGAATTATAGATTTGGTTCAACGATATCTATTCAAAAAAAGAAAAATTCCACAGCAAGGGAATACGGGAATGCCCTTTTAACGCGTTTTCCTATTGTTAGTAGTCGTAACCATAAGTTTGATTTTTTACCTCGACTTGTCGAGGCCAGAGGGCTATTAGAAGTGGATGTACAAGTAAACAATAGCGCTTTATCTTGCTTTGTAACACATTTAAGCTTCACTCCTTTACAACATCTAAAACAATCTACTTATATAATAGAAGAAGTTAAGAAAAAGAGAAATCCAACTATCGTCATGGGCGATTGGAACATGAAACCATATTCCGCGAGCTGGCGAGAAGTTTCGAGCTATTTAATAGACGTAAACAATGGACAAGGGCACAACCATACATTCCCCTCTAATAGACCTTTTATGAAACTAGATTATATTTTCGTTAGTAAGGAGCTAAAGGTTGTAAGTGCAAAAGCCTTAAAGACAGATATACTAGCTTCCGATCATTTGCCTTATTTAGCGGAGATTGAGATTAAGAATAAAAAAAGTACACCATGGGTTCAGACAGAGTGA
- a CDS encoding YqcI/YcgG family protein, giving the protein MQTKMKKALLTKEDMTNPEIVPEWVIEEYKTFRDIVTMKTFPCYFGMTAEKKGELRYAYLSKDDWSNLPKAVEDFLKLFKEPPYVRHGLFVFVEPEEEEGDIEHYRKKFWDILQNLHENDKKEWPVEKPKDPDHFLWDFHFDGEPIFVFGNAPAYKQRKTRNLGKGLVMGFQPRKIFDGLEGTEKGGIMSREKVRERVEKWDNLPKHPDISHYGDPEHNEWKQFFIGDDSEPIKGKCPFHHKDN; this is encoded by the coding sequence ATGCAAACGAAAATGAAAAAAGCGCTTTTAACAAAAGAAGACATGACAAATCCAGAAATAGTTCCAGAGTGGGTAATTGAAGAGTACAAGACATTCCGTGACATTGTAACGATGAAGACTTTTCCTTGTTATTTTGGGATGACTGCTGAGAAAAAGGGCGAGCTACGTTATGCCTACCTTTCAAAAGATGATTGGTCCAATTTACCGAAAGCGGTAGAGGACTTTTTAAAGCTGTTTAAGGAGCCACCATATGTTCGACATGGCCTTTTTGTTTTTGTGGAACCGGAAGAAGAAGAAGGCGATATAGAACATTACCGTAAAAAGTTTTGGGATATTCTACAAAACTTACATGAAAACGATAAGAAAGAGTGGCCTGTAGAAAAGCCGAAGGACCCTGATCACTTTTTATGGGATTTTCATTTTGATGGGGAACCTATCTTTGTTTTTGGAAATGCCCCTGCTTATAAACAAAGAAAAACGAGAAATTTAGGTAAAGGACTTGTTATGGGGTTTCAGCCACGAAAAATCTTCGATGGACTTGAAGGGACAGAAAAGGGTGGAATAATGTCTCGTGAAAAAGTGAGAGAGCGCGTGGAGAAGTGGGACAACCTTCCGAAGCATCCTGACATTTCGCACTATGGTGATCCAGAACATAACGAGTGGAAGCAATTTTTCATTGGTGACGACAGTGAACCGATTAAAGGAAAATGTCCATTCCATCATAAAGATAACTAA
- a CDS encoding dimethylarginine dimethylaminohydrolase family protein has translation MSTLAKTALKPLVRSEYDVLRQVIVCEPEFMEIRDVINETQKKYKHVGIHTELAKIQHQNFVNSMEANGVEVIRLTPQSHFPEQVFTRDIGFTYGPVIFVAEMAHELRQGEEQVLKDWLEENDISYFNLKGDKIEGGDVIVDGHTIYVGLSNRTNHRAIEQLKAIFPQHEVVMLPFEEKYLHLDCVFNIISPTEAIYFPEAFTQKEIDILAARFELIEVTTEEQFTMGTNMLSIGNKKIFSLPINKKINSKLKRRGYDVIEVDIMEIIKSGGSFRCCTLPVVRE, from the coding sequence ATGTCCACGCTAGCGAAAACCGCACTAAAACCTTTAGTCAGAAGCGAATATGATGTGTTAAGGCAAGTTATTGTTTGTGAGCCAGAGTTTATGGAGATTCGAGACGTAATTAACGAAACGCAGAAAAAATATAAACATGTTGGAATTCATACCGAATTAGCCAAAATTCAACACCAAAATTTTGTCAATTCAATGGAGGCTAACGGTGTAGAAGTAATACGCTTAACCCCTCAATCACATTTTCCGGAGCAAGTATTTACACGAGATATCGGATTCACCTATGGTCCTGTCATATTTGTTGCAGAAATGGCACATGAGCTAAGGCAAGGAGAAGAGCAAGTGTTAAAGGATTGGTTAGAGGAAAATGATATTTCTTATTTCAATTTAAAAGGGGACAAAATTGAAGGTGGGGACGTTATCGTTGATGGACATACCATTTATGTTGGACTTAGTAATCGAACAAACCATCGAGCAATTGAACAACTAAAAGCAATTTTCCCGCAACATGAAGTGGTGATGCTCCCATTTGAGGAAAAATATTTACACCTAGATTGTGTGTTTAATATTATTTCTCCAACAGAAGCCATTTACTTTCCGGAAGCTTTTACTCAAAAAGAAATCGACATTCTTGCTGCAAGATTTGAGCTAATAGAAGTAACAACTGAAGAACAATTTACTATGGGCACGAATATGTTGAGCATTGGGAACAAGAAAATCTTCAGCTTGCCGATTAATAAAAAAATTAACAGTAAGCTAAAGAGGCGCGGCTATGATGTAATTGAAGTGGACATTATGGAAATAATCAAATCTGGAGGATCATTTCGTTGCTGCACATTGCCTGTGGTGAGAGAATAG
- a CDS encoding DUF2200 domain-containing protein codes for MTKHKIYTMSFASVYPHYVTKAEKKGRTKTEVDEIIRWLTGYSQEELEAQLEKQTAFESFFADAPQLNPSRTLIKGVVCGVRVEDIEEPTMKLIRYLDKLIDELAKGKAMEKILRQ; via the coding sequence ATGACCAAACATAAGATTTATACAATGAGTTTCGCAAGTGTCTATCCGCATTATGTTACGAAAGCTGAGAAAAAAGGACGTACAAAAACGGAAGTCGATGAAATCATCCGTTGGTTGACCGGATATAGTCAGGAAGAGTTAGAAGCACAACTGGAAAAGCAGACAGCCTTTGAATCATTTTTTGCAGATGCGCCGCAACTAAATCCTTCGAGAACGTTAATTAAAGGTGTTGTCTGTGGTGTGAGGGTAGAAGACATTGAAGAGCCAACTATGAAGTTAATTCGCTATTTGGACAAACTAATTGATGAGTTAGCAAAAGGAAAAGCGATGGAGAAGATCTTAAGACAATAG
- a CDS encoding hemolysin family protein — MFIALIFFLFMSFFLSGSETALTAANKMKIQTRAENNDKNAQKLLKLISKPEEFITGILIGNNIANIMLPTLVTIIAIEHGTNIGIATGILTVVIIIFAEVLPKSIAATFSTTIAYFVAPVISILIIILKPLIFLLSRFTRLIIGFLSKGNQAELSFSKEEIKTMVDIGLTEGTFVKEESQRIKGAIDFYTKDVRDALKTPRMDIHGLSCDLSFEDSRSFVMDSKYTRYPVYKDNMDNIIGVFHAKQLLSWSFDPSKEIKDFMDSDPLFITEFMPIERVFKMMLKEKKHLAIVIDEYGGTTGIITHEDIIEAMIGQEIEDETDEADEVLIVELTENHITCHGKISISRFNEIFKAKVPEDSDTLSGFIFRELGHIPEIGETLEYQHLHFEIKEMNDNILKEVTVTKKSVL, encoded by the coding sequence GTGTTTATTGCACTAATTTTCTTTTTATTTATGTCTTTCTTTCTATCCGGAAGTGAGACTGCTTTAACAGCTGCGAACAAAATGAAAATTCAAACACGAGCTGAGAATAATGATAAAAATGCTCAAAAGCTACTAAAACTTATCTCAAAACCAGAAGAGTTTATTACAGGAATCCTTATAGGAAACAATATTGCAAATATTATGTTACCTACTCTTGTTACTATTATTGCAATTGAACATGGAACCAATATTGGAATTGCTACTGGTATACTGACTGTTGTAATAATTATTTTTGCAGAAGTGTTACCAAAATCAATCGCCGCAACGTTTTCTACTACAATAGCCTATTTCGTTGCACCAGTCATTAGCATTCTTATAATAATATTAAAGCCTCTCATCTTCTTACTATCACGATTTACACGACTTATTATTGGTTTTCTATCAAAAGGAAATCAAGCAGAATTAAGTTTTTCTAAAGAAGAAATAAAAACAATGGTTGATATTGGACTAACAGAAGGAACTTTTGTAAAGGAAGAATCTCAACGAATAAAAGGGGCTATTGACTTTTATACGAAAGATGTACGAGATGCACTAAAGACCCCTCGAATGGATATTCATGGCCTATCATGTGATTTATCCTTTGAAGATTCAAGAAGTTTTGTAATGGATAGTAAATACACACGTTACCCTGTTTATAAAGATAATATGGACAACATCATTGGAGTGTTTCACGCAAAGCAACTACTTTCTTGGTCGTTTGATCCTTCTAAAGAAATAAAGGATTTTATGGATAGTGATCCACTGTTTATTACTGAATTTATGCCGATAGAAAGAGTTTTTAAAATGATGTTGAAAGAAAAGAAACATTTAGCCATTGTTATCGATGAATATGGAGGAACAACTGGAATCATTACTCATGAAGATATTATTGAAGCCATGATTGGCCAAGAAATAGAAGATGAGACAGACGAGGCTGATGAGGTCCTTATCGTGGAGCTTACAGAAAATCATATCACATGTCATGGGAAAATTTCTATAAGTCGATTTAACGAAATTTTCAAGGCAAAAGTTCCTGAAGATTCAGATACACTGTCTGGTTTTATCTTTAGAGAGCTCGGACATATACCTGAAATAGGAGAAACACTTGAATACCAACACCTCCATTTTGAAATCAAAGAAATGAATGACAACATTTTGAAAGAAGTAACAGTTACTAAAAAATCTGTTCTCTAA
- a CDS encoding TerC family protein, which yields MDTALIMEYGWVLLILIGIEGILAADNALVIATMVKHLPKEQRKKALIYGLAGAFLFRFSSLFIISYLIHIWQIQAIGAAYLIGIAVYHLMKKHVLKKYLNKKAKESKGSGFWLTVLKVELADIAFAVDAILVAVALAATLPTTNLPQIGGLDGGHFAIVLAGGIIGLLIMRFAASKFVDLLDKRPGLETTAYVVVAWVGVKLAVYALSHPELSIISQDFAKSITWKVIFWTTLLVIGVAGWIFSKDSKAIASTNVNQDVAQPTRL from the coding sequence TTGGACACAGCTTTGATTATGGAATATGGATGGGTACTTCTAATTCTAATTGGAATAGAGGGGATATTAGCCGCAGATAATGCGCTAGTAATAGCAACAATGGTGAAACATTTGCCAAAAGAACAAAGAAAAAAAGCATTGATTTATGGATTAGCTGGTGCATTTCTATTCCGCTTCAGTTCTTTGTTCATTATTTCCTACCTAATTCATATATGGCAAATTCAAGCAATAGGAGCGGCTTACTTAATTGGTATTGCAGTTTACCACTTAATGAAAAAGCATGTGTTAAAAAAATATTTAAATAAAAAAGCAAAAGAGTCAAAAGGATCTGGCTTTTGGCTTACAGTATTAAAAGTAGAGTTAGCTGACATTGCATTTGCTGTTGACGCTATACTTGTTGCTGTTGCATTAGCAGCTACGCTTCCAACAACGAACTTACCTCAAATAGGAGGACTAGACGGCGGGCATTTTGCTATCGTTTTAGCTGGTGGAATCATAGGGTTATTAATTATGAGATTTGCTGCCAGTAAGTTTGTAGATTTACTCGATAAAAGACCAGGTTTGGAAACAACCGCTTATGTAGTAGTAGCATGGGTTGGAGTGAAACTAGCAGTGTATGCTTTATCCCACCCCGAACTATCCATCATTTCACAAGATTTTGCTAAGAGTATAACGTGGAAAGTAATCTTCTGGACTACGCTTTTAGTAATAGGAGTAGCTGGGTGGATTTTTTCCAAGGATTCAAAAGCTATAGCTAGTACTAATGTGAATCAAGATGTTGCACAACCAACACGCCTATAA
- a CDS encoding DUF3231 family protein produces the protein MMDIKLSTSEIAHLWGTYINDSMANCVLQYFLLNVENNDVKGLLQFALNISQDHLLFLTDLFEKNKFQIPVGFHKQDVNKNASRLYSDEFYLYYLKGMAFIGGNGYSLALGNAARKDVRNFYIKAIQSTSLLYDKTVDVLLEKGLFVRPPQINIPTKVDFVTEKSFLTGWLGARRPLTSVEIMNLSFNIERNDLGRTLLTGFQQVAQDKDVKEFLSKGIQIASKHVEVFGSILSESGIPTPMVWNSLATESTDFTFSDKLIMFHSAALTAASTSHYGTSIGTSPRRDIGLHYSRLFMEVLKYGEDGANIMIKNGWLEQPPTATNRKALKNKNLKS, from the coding sequence ATGATGGATATAAAGCTATCTACTTCAGAAATCGCTCATCTATGGGGAACCTATATTAACGATAGTATGGCAAACTGTGTTCTCCAATATTTTTTATTGAATGTAGAAAATAATGATGTTAAAGGTCTATTACAATTTGCGCTAAATATCTCGCAAGACCATCTGCTTTTTTTGACTGATCTATTTGAAAAAAATAAGTTCCAAATACCTGTTGGTTTTCATAAACAGGATGTTAATAAAAATGCTTCAAGATTGTATTCAGATGAATTTTATCTTTATTATCTTAAAGGTATGGCCTTTATTGGTGGAAATGGATACAGCCTAGCCCTTGGAAACGCTGCTCGTAAAGATGTACGTAACTTCTATATCAAAGCCATTCAAAGTACTTCCCTACTATATGACAAAACTGTTGACGTTTTGTTAGAAAAGGGGCTTTTTGTAAGACCACCACAAATTAATATACCAACAAAAGTAGATTTTGTTACAGAAAAGAGCTTTCTTACAGGTTGGTTAGGAGCTAGAAGACCATTAACTTCAGTGGAGATTATGAATTTATCCTTCAACATTGAGCGTAATGATTTAGGACGTACCTTATTAACAGGGTTTCAACAGGTTGCTCAAGACAAAGATGTAAAAGAATTTTTATCAAAAGGAATTCAAATTGCTTCTAAACATGTTGAAGTATTTGGTTCGATATTAAGTGAATCTGGTATACCAACTCCAATGGTTTGGAACTCACTTGCTACTGAATCCACAGACTTTACCTTCTCTGATAAATTAATAATGTTCCATTCTGCCGCCTTGACTGCTGCTAGTACAAGTCATTATGGAACTAGTATTGGTACAAGTCCTAGGCGAGATATTGGCTTACATTATTCAAGATTATTCATGGAAGTCTTAAAATATGGGGAAGACGGAGCCAATATTATGATTAAAAATGGATGGCTAGAACAGCCACCTACCGCAACAAATCGTAAAGCTTTAAAGAATAAAAACTTAAAAAGTTAA
- a CDS encoding SEC-C metal-binding domain-containing protein, protein MSRNQNCPCGSGREKI, encoded by the coding sequence ATAAGTCGAAATCAAAACTGTCCGTGTGGTAGCGGGAGGGAAAAAATATAA
- a CDS encoding alpha/beta fold hydrolase has product MVNMVLRRNNVTIAGKGEQAIIFAPGFGCDQNMWRFVAPAFESNYKVILFDYVGSGKSDYEAYSSNKYRELHGYAQDVLEICTTLELNKVIFIGHSVGSVIGMLASIQKPELFQRLIMIGPSPCYLNDPPEYIGGFEKEDLEGLINMMELNYIGWSNYLSNLVMKNPDRPELSAELEESFCTTNPVVAREFAIATFFSDYRSLLPAVKVPSLILQCSDDDVAPIEVEHYIKLNMPNSELRLMKATGHCPHMSHPDETIQLIKEYITTTGKTNNQEVGS; this is encoded by the coding sequence ATAGTGAATATGGTTCTAAGACGAAATAATGTAACAATCGCTGGAAAAGGGGAGCAGGCTATTATCTTTGCACCTGGATTTGGTTGTGATCAAAATATGTGGAGGTTTGTGGCACCAGCTTTTGAGAGTAATTATAAGGTAATTCTTTTTGATTATGTTGGTTCAGGAAAGTCGGATTATGAAGCATACAGTTCTAATAAATATCGTGAATTACACGGTTATGCACAAGATGTTCTGGAGATATGTACAACATTGGAGTTGAATAAAGTTATTTTTATTGGACATTCAGTTGGATCTGTTATTGGTATGCTTGCATCGATTCAAAAACCTGAATTATTTCAAAGGTTAATCATGATTGGCCCATCTCCTTGTTATTTAAACGACCCACCTGAATACATAGGTGGATTTGAAAAGGAAGATCTTGAAGGATTAATCAATATGATGGAATTAAACTATATAGGATGGTCTAATTATCTTTCCAACCTGGTGATGAAAAATCCTGATCGGCCGGAGCTTTCTGCTGAATTAGAAGAAAGTTTCTGTACGACAAATCCTGTAGTTGCACGTGAATTTGCAATAGCAACGTTCTTTTCTGACTATAGAAGTTTATTACCGGCTGTGAAGGTTCCTTCGTTAATTTTGCAATGTTCGGATGACGACGTTGCGCCAATAGAGGTTGAACATTATATCAAATTAAATATGCCAAACAGTGAACTCCGCCTAATGAAAGCTACTGGACATTGTCCTCATATGAGTCATCCAGATGAGACGATACAGTTAATAAAGGAATATATTACTACTACCGGGAAAACCAATAATCAAGAGGTAGGTTCATAG